One Clupea harengus chromosome 3, Ch_v2.0.2, whole genome shotgun sequence DNA window includes the following coding sequences:
- the avpr1aa gene encoding arginine vasopressin receptor 1Aa — protein sequence MEPLINTSLFKNNSDPYGRNEEVAKIEITVLSITFVVAVIGNISVLVAMHNTKKKTSRMHLFIKHLSLADLVVAFFQVLPQLCWEITFRFTGPDFLCRVVKHLQVLGMFASTYMMVMMTVDRYIAICHPLKTLQQPTRRSYIMIIGTWIGSLLLSTPQYFIFSLSEIKNGSDVYDCWGHFILPWGVKTYITWITVGIFLIPVSILMVCYGFICHSIWKNIKYKTKKTTSDTTHKKGLIGKNSVSSITTISRAKLRTVKMTFVIVLAYIVCWAPFFTVQMWSVWDENFSWDDSENTAVSISALLASLNSCCNPWIYMIFSGHLLQDFAYCFPCCLKIHQKFKKEDSESSIRRTTLLTRITNRSPTCSSGTWKDLDNSPKSDRSIPLDLQS from the exons atGGAACCACTGATCAACACGTCTCTTTTTAAAAATAACAGCGATCCTTACGGAAGAAATGAAGAAGTCGCCAAAATTGAAATTACAGTTTTGAGCATTACTTTTGTTGTGGCCGTCATTGGTAACATTAGTGTTCTGGTAGCTATGCACAATACCAAGAAAAAAACGTCTAGGATGCACCTTTTCATCAAGCACCTGAGCTTAGCCGACCTAGTAGTTGCTTTTTTCCAGGTTTTGCCACAGCTGTGCTGGGAAATTACTTTCCGATTTACTGGCCCAGATTTTCTGTGCAGGGTTGTAAAGCATTTACAGGTGCTGGGCATGTTCGCTTCAACTTacatgatggtgatgatgaccgTAGACCGCTATATCGCTATCTGTCACCCGCTGAAGACTCTTCAGCAACCTACTCGCAGGTCCTACATTATGATCATCGGCACTTGGATCGGCAGCCTGCTGCTCAGCACGCCCCAGTACTTCATCTTCTCCCTGAGTGAAATAAAAAACGGGTCCGACGTGTACGATTGCTGGGGACACTTCATCCTGCCGTGGGGGGTGAAGACTTACATCACCTGGATCACAGTGGGGATCTTTTTAATTCCGGTTTCTATTCTGATGGTCTGTTACGGATTCATCTGTCACAGTATTTGGAAAAACATTAAATACAAAACGAAAAAAACTACGTCGGACACCACTCATAAAAAGGGTTTAATTGGCAAGAACTCTGTTAGCAGTATCACCACTATATCCCGAGCCAAATTGAGGACAGTCAAAATGACTTTTGTTATTGTTCTGGCATATATTGTGTGTTGGGCACCATTTTTCACGGTCCAGATGTGGTCGGTGTGGGATGAAAACTTCTCGTGGGACG ATTCTGAGAACACCGCCGTCTCTATCTCTGCACTGCTGGCCAGTCTGAACAGCTGCTGTAACCCTTGGATATATATGATCTTCAGTGGTCATCTTCTACAGGACTTTGCATATTGTTTTCCATGTTGCCTCAAAATACACCAAAAGTTCAAGAAAGAGGACTCTGAAAGCAGTATCAGGAGAACCACACTATTGACTAGAATAACCAACAGAAGCCCCACATGCAGTTCAGGGACATGGAAAGATCTTGATAACTCGCCGAAGTCAGACAGGTCAATTCCATTGGATCTGCAGTCCTGA